Proteins from one Polymorphobacter megasporae genomic window:
- a CDS encoding TonB-dependent receptor has translation MAARSADVAAAPSASAPADEIVVTARRLDAARDAILPSLGASKYTFDRQAIAVLPQGQDQSLVNLLLQAPGVVQDSYGQIHVRNEHANVQYRVNGVIVPESITGFGQTIDVRLADSISLLTGTLPAQYGYRTSGVVNITTQTGAFANSGDVGFYGGSRGTIEPSASIKGSSGGLNYFASGSYLRNDLGIENPTSSRDAIHDRTDQFRGFAYVSDILSETSRISAFGGAFSGRFQIPNNPGQMAGFTVNGVSDFNSALLNQNQHENTYYGVLAYQYSADALSVQVAPFVRYSRTTFTPDPQNGDIIFNGFSDRSRLSSLAYGVQTDASYKLSDHHTLRGGFFFQNERTRSSVTSLVLPTGAPNAAGGFDPCTSDNFDQCVPTSDAPFSQTVAGTKTGQLYGVYLQDEWSITPELTLNFGARFDAVHAYTTENQLSPRINLVYQPSKATTFHAGYARDFTPPPQELIGTSTVAVFNSTTKQSVVPFADPVKAEREHYFDAGVLHTILPGLSVGLDGYYKIKRNLLDEGQFGEAVVLSPFNYAQGYAWGVEVTTNYHAGPLTIYGNATRGQEQGRNIVSSQFFFAPDELAYIANHRIFTDHNQFWSASAGASYVFDDGIGKLTPTIDAIYGNGLRAGDPNGIIPNGGKQPSYTVVNLGIEQSLDGPGFLKGLSVRFDVINVGDKSYAIRDGSGVGVGAPQFGQRRAFFGGIRKSF, from the coding sequence GTGGCGGCCCGGTCAGCCGATGTCGCAGCTGCGCCATCGGCCAGCGCTCCTGCTGACGAAATTGTCGTAACGGCAAGACGGCTCGACGCAGCGCGCGACGCAATTCTGCCGAGCCTCGGCGCTAGCAAATACACCTTCGACCGGCAGGCGATCGCAGTCTTGCCACAGGGTCAGGATCAGAGCCTCGTCAACCTGCTGCTGCAGGCTCCCGGCGTCGTTCAGGACAGCTACGGCCAGATCCACGTCCGCAACGAGCATGCCAACGTCCAGTACCGGGTCAACGGTGTCATCGTGCCGGAAAGTATCACCGGGTTCGGTCAAACAATCGACGTCCGGTTGGCGGATTCGATCTCGTTGCTGACGGGCACGCTGCCGGCTCAGTATGGCTACCGCACCTCAGGCGTGGTCAACATTACCACACAGACCGGGGCCTTCGCTAATAGCGGTGATGTCGGCTTCTACGGCGGCAGTCGCGGGACAATCGAGCCGAGCGCCTCGATCAAGGGATCGAGCGGCGGCCTCAACTATTTCGCCAGCGGCAGCTATCTGCGGAACGACCTCGGCATCGAAAATCCGACCTCCTCGCGCGATGCGATCCACGACCGGACCGACCAGTTCCGCGGCTTCGCGTATGTCTCCGACATCCTGTCGGAGACGAGCCGGATCAGTGCGTTCGGCGGAGCCTTCTCCGGCCGGTTTCAAATTCCGAATAATCCCGGGCAGATGGCCGGCTTTACCGTCAACGGCGTGTCGGACTTCAACTCGGCGCTACTCAATCAGAACCAGCATGAGAACACCTATTATGGCGTGCTGGCGTACCAATATTCGGCCGATGCGCTATCGGTCCAGGTCGCTCCCTTTGTGCGCTATTCCCGGACGACCTTCACGCCCGATCCGCAGAACGGCGACATCATCTTTAACGGCTTCTCGGACCGGTCGCGGCTTTCGAGCCTCGCCTACGGCGTCCAGACTGACGCCAGCTACAAGTTATCCGACCACCATACCCTGCGCGGCGGCTTCTTTTTCCAAAACGAGCGGACGCGGTCGAGTGTGACGTCGCTGGTCCTTCCGACCGGTGCGCCGAATGCAGCCGGGGGCTTCGATCCGTGCACCTCGGACAATTTCGACCAGTGCGTGCCAACGAGCGACGCTCCCTTTTCGCAGACTGTCGCCGGGACTAAGACCGGGCAGCTCTACGGCGTCTACCTTCAGGACGAGTGGTCGATCACGCCCGAGCTGACGCTCAATTTCGGCGCACGCTTCGATGCGGTCCACGCTTACACTACCGAGAACCAGCTAAGCCCGCGGATCAACCTAGTTTATCAGCCCAGCAAGGCGACCACGTTCCACGCCGGGTATGCCCGCGACTTCACGCCGCCGCCCCAGGAGCTGATCGGTACATCGACCGTCGCTGTTTTCAACAGTACGACCAAGCAATCGGTCGTGCCGTTCGCCGATCCGGTAAAAGCCGAACGCGAGCATTATTTCGACGCCGGTGTTCTCCACACTATCCTGCCCGGGCTGAGCGTCGGCCTAGACGGCTATTACAAGATCAAGCGCAACCTGCTCGACGAGGGCCAGTTTGGCGAGGCGGTTGTCCTGTCGCCGTTCAACTACGCTCAAGGCTATGCGTGGGGCGTCGAGGTGACGACCAACTACCATGCCGGGCCGCTTACGATCTATGGCAACGCTACGCGCGGGCAGGAACAGGGGCGTAATATCGTCTCGAGCCAGTTCTTTTTCGCGCCCGACGAGCTTGCGTACATCGCCAACCACCGCATCTTCACTGACCATAACCAGTTCTGGTCAGCGTCGGCGGGAGCGAGCTATGTTTTCGACGACGGCATCGGCAAGCTGACGCCGACGATCGATGCGATCTACGGCAACGGACTGCGTGCTGGCGATCCCAATGGCATCATTCCCAACGGCGGCAAGCAGCCATCGTACACCGTGGTCAATCTCGGTATCGAGCAGAGCCTCGATGGGCCTGGCTTCCTGAAGGGTCTCTCGGTCCGGTTCGACGTGATCAACGTCGGTGACAAGAGCTACGCCATCCGCGACGGCTCAGGTGTGGGGGTAGGGGCACCGCAGTTTGGACAGCGTCGCGCCTTCTTTGGCGGTATCCGCAAGTCGTTCTGA
- a CDS encoding MerC domain-containing protein — protein sequence MKLVDFLAHGDRLSNDDLHRVAPRRGWLLTRWLDRGAVGLSMLCLVHCLAFPVVVLALPTMGEILPRQWWVHPVIFALAVPMATIALVRGWSDHRDRRPVLLGGLGLALLGLGLLAAEASAAEVLLTVAGGMIVAAAHLLNWRLGRHGHAGT from the coding sequence ATGAAGCTCGTCGACTTCCTCGCTCACGGCGATCGGCTCTCCAACGACGATTTGCATCGTGTTGCGCCGCGTCGGGGATGGTTGTTGACGCGCTGGCTCGATCGCGGTGCAGTCGGGCTGTCGATGCTTTGCCTGGTTCACTGCCTCGCTTTTCCCGTGGTGGTACTGGCCCTACCCACGATGGGCGAAATCCTGCCGCGACAATGGTGGGTCCACCCGGTGATCTTTGCGCTGGCGGTGCCGATGGCGACGATCGCGCTCGTTCGTGGCTGGTCGGATCATCGCGACCGCCGGCCTGTCCTGCTCGGGGGTCTCGGCCTGGCCCTCCTGGGCCTAGGTCTCCTTGCCGCCGAAGCGAGTGCCGCAGAAGTCCTCCTGACAGTGGCTGGGGGCATGATCGTCGCCGCCGCGCACCTGCTCAACTGGCGGCTGGGGCGGCATGGTCATGCAGGCACCTAA
- a CDS encoding Fur family transcriptional regulator, whose product MGTATAHKHRLPAGPALVTAARSAFERAGDQWTDLRATVFDVLINFEKPASAYEITDAVSKATARRVTANTVYRILDLFVASNIAARVESSNAYIATAHPDCRHDCIFLVCDRCGKTSHIDDDRIAGDMRAAASATGFMPLRPVLEVRGLCADCA is encoded by the coding sequence ATGGGAACAGCCACCGCACACAAGCATCGGCTGCCGGCCGGGCCTGCCTTGGTGACGGCTGCGCGAAGCGCGTTTGAGCGAGCCGGGGACCAATGGACCGATTTGCGAGCCACGGTTTTCGATGTCCTTATCAACTTTGAAAAGCCCGCCAGCGCCTACGAGATCACCGATGCCGTATCGAAAGCTACGGCTCGGCGGGTAACGGCCAACACGGTTTACCGCATCCTGGACCTCTTTGTCGCCAGCAACATCGCGGCGCGGGTCGAAAGCAGTAACGCTTATATTGCCACCGCCCATCCCGACTGTCGCCACGATTGCATTTTCCTCGTCTGCGATCGGTGTGGTAAAACTAGTCATATCGATGATGACCGCATTGCCGGCGACATGCGTGCGGCGGCAAGTGCGACTGGGTTTATGCCTTTGCGGCCGGTGCTCGAGGTTAGGGGTTTGTGCGCTGACTGCGCGTGA